From the genome of Triticum aestivum cultivar Chinese Spring chromosome 3B, IWGSC CS RefSeq v2.1, whole genome shotgun sequence, one region includes:
- the LOC123071766 gene encoding noroxomaritidine/norcraugsodine reductase produces MRTHAHAHRVISPEREMAAGGMSREARWSLAGATALVTGGSKGIGHAIVEELAGHGARVHTCARSTAELEECRCRWEAKGLPVTVSVCDVSLRASREQLAETVKQVFDGKLDILVNNAAQAVAKAAVECTSEEYTHLMATNLESCFHLSQLTHPLLLGASIAGGGSIVNISSLGGTLGFPGLAIYSMTKGGINQLTRSLATEWAHNKIRVNCVAPGATKSDMLNSVPPEIKENELAKNPMRRAGEPEEVAAVVSFLCMPAASFVTGQVITVDGGRTISA; encoded by the exons ATGAGAACACATGCACACGCACATAGAGTGATCTCGCCAGAGAGAGAGATGGCGGCCGGCGGCATGAGCAGGGAGGCGAGGTGGAGCCTGGCCGGCGCGACGGCGCTCGTCACCGGCGGCAGCAAGGGGATCGG CCACGCAATCGTGGAGGAGCTGGCGGGGCACGGGGCGCGGGTGCACACGTGCGCCCGGAGCACGGCGGAGCTGGAGGAGTGCCGCTGCCGGTGGGAGGCCAAGGGGCTCCCGGTCACCGTCTCCGTCTGCGACGTCTCCCTGCGCGCCAGCAGGGAGCAGCTCGCGGAGACGGTCAAGCAAGTCTTCGACGGCAAGCTCGACATATTG GTGAACAACGCGGCGCAGGCTGTTGCCAAGGCGGCTGTGGAGTGCACATCAGAGGAGTACACGCACCTCATGGCGACCAACCTAGAGTCGTGCTTCCACCTGAGCCAGCTCACGCACCCCTTGCTCCTCGGGGCATCCATCGCTGGAGGAGGTAGCATCGTCAACATATCCTCCCTTGGGGGCACACTTGGATTCCCGGGCCTCGCGATTTACAGTATGACAAAAG GAGGAATTAACCAGCTTACAAGGAGCCTTGCTACCGAATGGGCTCATAACAAGATCCGGGTGAATTGCGTCGCCCCGGGCGCGACCAAGAGTGACATGTTAAACAGT GTTCCACCGGAAATTAAAGAGAACGAGTTGGCAAAGAATCCGATGCGGCGGGCAGGCGAGCCAGAGGAGGTGGCTGCAGTGGTGTCGTTCCTCTGCATGCCAGCGGCATCCTTCGTCACCGGCCAAGTCATCACCGTTGATGGTGGTCGAACAATTAGTGCGTAG